One region of Bacillus pumilus genomic DNA includes:
- a CDS encoding peptide ABC transporter substrate-binding protein, whose protein sequence is MKKRWSVVTLMLIFTLVLSACGFSGNKSGDSTSSSGEAKTTLNVNISTEPFSLHPGLANDSTSGSVIRQTFEGLTRINAEGKPENAMASDIKTSADGKTYTFTLRDAKWSNGDPVTAKDFEYAWKWALDPKNESQYAYQLYYIKGAEAANKGKAKVADVGIKAKDDKTLVVELENPTPFFTELTAFYTYMPVNKKVAEKNKNWFTNAGENYVSNGPFVLSQWKHGGSITLEKNNEYWDKDTVKLKKINMSMIKDTNTELSMFKKGELDWAGSPTGSLPTESLKTLKKEGGLKIQTIAGIYNYKFNTEVKPLNNANIRKALAYSINRQAIVDKITQGEQVPAMAIVPPTMEGFTDNKTGYFKDHDVDTAKKLLEKGAKELGYKSVSDLPALKLSYNTDEGHQKIAQAIQEMWKKDLGVKVELDNSEWNVYIDKIHSGDYQIGRMGWLGDFNDPVNFLELYKDKDGGNNDTGWESKEYKQLLNDSAKETDKTKREEMLKKAEEIIINDMPIAPIYFYTQLWVQDPKLKGVVVSGLGDVQYKWAHFEK, encoded by the coding sequence TTGAAAAAGCGTTGGTCTGTAGTTACTTTAATGCTTATTTTCACACTTGTATTAAGCGCTTGTGGTTTCAGCGGAAACAAATCAGGCGACAGCACGAGCAGTTCTGGAGAGGCTAAAACAACACTAAATGTGAATATCTCCACTGAGCCTTTTTCTCTACATCCGGGATTGGCAAATGATTCAACTTCAGGAAGTGTCATCCGTCAGACTTTTGAGGGATTAACAAGAATTAACGCCGAAGGTAAGCCAGAAAATGCAATGGCTTCTGATATCAAAACAAGTGCTGATGGTAAAACATACACATTCACACTTCGTGATGCGAAATGGTCTAATGGTGACCCTGTCACAGCTAAAGATTTCGAATATGCTTGGAAATGGGCATTAGATCCTAAAAATGAATCTCAATATGCTTACCAGCTTTACTATATTAAAGGTGCTGAAGCAGCGAACAAAGGGAAAGCGAAAGTTGCTGATGTTGGTATTAAAGCAAAAGATGACAAAACGCTTGTAGTTGAGCTAGAGAACCCAACACCGTTCTTTACTGAACTAACTGCATTCTATACGTATATGCCAGTCAACAAAAAAGTGGCTGAAAAGAATAAAAACTGGTTCACAAATGCTGGTGAAAACTACGTATCTAACGGGCCATTTGTTCTTTCTCAATGGAAACATGGCGGTTCTATCACGCTTGAAAAGAACAATGAATACTGGGATAAAGATACTGTGAAATTGAAAAAGATTAACATGTCTATGATCAAAGACACAAACACTGAGCTTAGCATGTTCAAAAAAGGCGAGCTTGACTGGGCTGGTTCACCAACTGGAAGCCTTCCAACTGAGTCTTTAAAAACATTGAAAAAAGAAGGCGGTCTTAAAATCCAAACGATCGCTGGTATTTATAACTACAAATTCAACACAGAAGTAAAACCTTTAAACAATGCTAACATCCGTAAGGCCCTTGCATACTCAATCAACCGTCAAGCGATCGTTGACAAAATTACGCAAGGTGAACAAGTTCCAGCTATGGCAATCGTTCCACCAACAATGGAAGGATTCACTGATAACAAAACTGGCTACTTTAAAGATCACGATGTAGATACTGCTAAAAAACTTCTTGAAAAAGGTGCGAAAGAATTAGGTTATAAGTCTGTTTCTGATCTTCCAGCATTGAAACTTTCTTACAACACAGATGAAGGCCACCAAAAGATTGCACAAGCAATTCAAGAAATGTGGAAAAAAGATTTAGGTGTGAAAGTTGAACTTGATAACTCTGAGTGGAACGTATACATCGACAAAATCCACAGCGGAGATTACCAAATCGGACGTATGGGCTGGTTAGGTGACTTCAACGATCCAGTGAACTTCCTTGAGCTTTACAAAGATAAAGACGGTGGAAACAACGACACTGGATGGGAAAGCAAAGAGTACAAACAATTGTTGAATGATTCTGCGAAAGAAACAGATAAAACGAAGCGTGAAGAAATGCTGAAAAAAGCAGAAGAAATCATCATCAACGATATGCCTATAGCACCAATTTACTTCTACACTCAGCTTTGGGTACAAGATCCAAAACTTAAAGGTGTCGTCGTATCTGGACTAGGTGATGTTCAATACAAATGGGCACATTTCGAAAAGTAA
- the trpS gene encoding tryptophan--tRNA ligase, which translates to MTKKTIFSGIQPSGSVTLGNYIGAMKQFVDLQHDYHGYFCVVDQHAITVSQDRLALRQNIRSLAALYLAVGLDPEKATLFIQSEVPAHAQAGWMLQCVAYIGELERMTQFKDKSAGKEAVVSGLLTYPPLMAGDILLYGTDLVPVGEDQKQHLELTRTLAERFNRKYNDIFTVPEVKIPKEGARIMSLADPVKKMSKSDPNQKSFITLLDEPKQLEKKIKSAVTDSEGIVKYDKENKPGIANLLTIYSVLGNISIAELEQKYEGKGYGEFKGDLANVVVDALKPIQDRYYELIESDELDRILDEGAEKANRAANKMLKKMENAMGLGRKRK; encoded by the coding sequence ATGACAAAGAAGACAATTTTTTCAGGCATTCAGCCGAGTGGTTCGGTCACATTGGGGAACTATATTGGAGCGATGAAGCAATTTGTCGATTTGCAGCATGATTATCACGGCTATTTTTGTGTAGTCGACCAGCATGCGATTACGGTGAGTCAGGACAGGCTAGCCCTTCGCCAAAATATTAGAAGCTTAGCAGCTCTTTATTTAGCAGTTGGACTTGATCCAGAAAAGGCGACATTGTTTATCCAATCAGAGGTACCTGCTCACGCCCAGGCAGGATGGATGCTGCAATGTGTTGCTTATATTGGGGAATTAGAAAGAATGACCCAATTTAAGGACAAATCCGCTGGTAAGGAAGCGGTTGTTTCAGGACTATTAACGTATCCCCCATTAATGGCTGGCGATATCTTATTATATGGTACTGATTTAGTCCCTGTCGGAGAAGATCAAAAGCAGCATCTTGAATTGACTAGAACGCTTGCTGAACGTTTTAACCGCAAATACAATGACATCTTCACCGTACCTGAAGTGAAGATTCCAAAAGAAGGCGCTCGGATTATGTCTTTAGCAGATCCGGTGAAAAAGATGAGCAAATCCGATCCGAACCAAAAATCCTTCATTACCTTATTAGATGAACCAAAGCAGCTTGAAAAGAAAATCAAAAGTGCTGTCACTGATTCAGAAGGCATCGTTAAGTACGACAAAGAAAACAAGCCTGGTATCGCCAACTTGCTGACGATTTACTCTGTATTAGGTAACATATCGATTGCAGAGCTTGAGCAAAAGTATGAGGGCAAAGGGTATGGTGAGTTTAAGGGAGATCTTGCGAACGTCGTTGTTGATGCTTTAAAACCAATTCAAGATCGATACTATGAACTCATTGAGTCAGACGAGCTTGACCGCATTCTTGACGAAGGTGCTGAAAAAGCAAACCGCGCAGCAAACAAAATGCTGAAAAAAATGGAGAATGCAATGGGTCTAGGTAGAAAGCGCAAATAA
- the opp4C gene encoding oligopeptide ABC transporter permease yields MGTPPVDLKLKEGLPPKPETMLRLFCEKFFKNKLAVAGSVILLVIIFSAIFAPVIAPYAPEQQDLLKRLQPPSVEHLMGTDKFGRDIFSRVLYGARVSLLVGFVSVVGAITIGTVVGAVAGYFKGFVDSLLMRFVDVVLSIPDIFLLITLVTIFKPGIDKLILIFALTGWTTTARLIRSEFLSLRTREFVLAARTIGTKNHVIIFSHILPNCIGPIIVSATLKVGSVILAESTLSYLGFGIQPPTASWGNMLQDAQNFSIMVQAWWYPLFPGLLILLTVLCFNFLGDGLRDALDPKKLK; encoded by the coding sequence ATGGGAACACCTCCTGTTGATCTCAAATTAAAGGAGGGTCTTCCGCCAAAGCCAGAGACGATGCTGCGTTTATTTTGCGAGAAATTTTTCAAAAATAAATTGGCGGTTGCCGGCTCCGTGATCTTATTGGTCATTATCTTTTCAGCCATTTTCGCTCCTGTGATTGCCCCTTACGCACCAGAGCAGCAAGATTTATTAAAACGGCTCCAGCCGCCAAGTGTTGAGCATTTGATGGGAACTGACAAGTTTGGCAGAGATATTTTCTCAAGGGTGCTTTATGGCGCGAGGGTGTCTTTGTTAGTCGGTTTCGTTTCGGTGGTCGGTGCGATTACCATTGGCACTGTGGTCGGAGCGGTAGCGGGGTATTTCAAAGGATTTGTTGATTCCTTGTTAATGAGATTTGTGGATGTCGTGTTGTCGATTCCCGACATTTTTCTCTTGATCACGCTCGTTACTATTTTCAAACCGGGCATTGATAAATTGATTTTAATCTTTGCTTTGACCGGATGGACCACAACCGCGAGACTGATCCGTAGTGAATTTTTATCACTGCGAACAAGAGAATTCGTACTCGCAGCAAGAACCATTGGAACGAAAAACCATGTCATCATCTTTTCGCATATTTTACCGAACTGTATCGGTCCTATTATTGTGTCAGCTACATTAAAAGTCGGTTCCGTCATTTTAGCCGAATCAACGCTGAGCTATCTAGGGTTTGGCATACAGCCGCCAACAGCGAGCTGGGGCAACATGCTGCAAGATGCACAAAACTTCTCGATTATGGTGCAAGCGTGGTGGTATCCGCTCTTCCCAGGTTTACTGATATTGCTGACCGTTTTATGCTTTAATTTCTTAGGAGATGGGCTGAGAGATGCGCTTGATCCTAAAAAGTTAAAGTAA
- a CDS encoding YjbA family protein, protein MLFLHDVWVNWFEGEENGYNVCHFHEWRKEDSVELLDQVPLLKVQSPLYDYIENDLSELPKTLLESVFEKSYIRKNHERRKLEYCFVVTDGIRIIAVDTIGYSIPVRKSRLIPRQEQLVYEMVKDVKAEEYEFSQDSLESAKEYHILSLPPQHISGLTRKERQLKQLMFMALDQLKGLQNRAEIAYWYTEWNPRMYNQIKRMSFEEIWNMLYNETIDGWSENHLAFCEKMIKGQPFFEKLWEMENESKVN, encoded by the coding sequence ATGTTATTTCTTCATGACGTATGGGTGAATTGGTTTGAAGGGGAAGAAAATGGCTACAATGTGTGTCATTTTCATGAGTGGCGCAAGGAGGACAGTGTGGAGCTGTTAGATCAAGTACCTTTACTCAAGGTGCAGAGTCCTTTGTATGATTACATAGAGAATGATCTTTCAGAACTGCCGAAGACGCTGCTAGAATCTGTTTTTGAGAAATCATATATTCGAAAAAATCATGAACGGCGTAAATTAGAATATTGCTTTGTGGTGACAGACGGCATACGAATTATTGCTGTGGATACGATTGGGTATTCCATTCCTGTGAGGAAAAGCCGCTTAATCCCAAGGCAGGAGCAATTGGTGTATGAAATGGTGAAGGATGTGAAGGCTGAGGAATATGAATTCTCGCAGGACAGTCTTGAGTCGGCGAAGGAGTATCACATTTTGTCTTTGCCGCCGCAGCACATCAGCGGATTAACGAGAAAAGAAAGACAGCTGAAGCAGCTAATGTTTATGGCGCTTGATCAATTAAAAGGTCTTCAAAACAGGGCGGAGATTGCGTATTGGTATACGGAATGGAATCCGCGCATGTACAATCAAATCAAACGAATGTCATTCGAAGAGATTTGGAACATGCTTTACAATGAAACCATTGATGGATGGTCAGAGAATCATTTAGCATTTTGTGAAAAAATGATTAAGGGACAGCCGTTTTTTGAAAAGCTTTGGGAAATGGAAAACGAATCAAAGGTGAATTAG
- a CDS encoding ABC transporter permease, with protein sequence MLKYIGKRLIYILITLFVIVTATFFLMQAAPGGPFSGEKKLPAEIEANLNEHYGLDKPLFVQYVSYLGSVAKLDFGPSFKYKGQTVNDLISSGFPVSFTLGIEAILLALAFGVLFGVLAALYHNKWQDYTIAILTIFGISVPSFILAALLQYVFASEASVIAIFPVAGWESWASTVLPSIALSFMPMAFIARLARSSMLEVLNSDYIRTARAKGLTKSAVTIKHAIRNALLPVITYMGPMAASVLTGSFVVEKIFGIPGLGSHFVTSITNRDYTVIMGVTVFYSIILLISILVVDVLYGIIDPRIKLTKAKKGV encoded by the coding sequence TTGCTTAAATATATCGGTAAGCGATTAATATATATTTTAATCACACTGTTTGTTATTGTAACTGCAACTTTCTTTCTCATGCAGGCAGCACCGGGTGGTCCATTCTCTGGTGAGAAGAAACTTCCTGCTGAAATTGAAGCAAACCTAAACGAGCACTACGGGTTGGACAAGCCCTTATTTGTTCAATATGTAAGCTACTTAGGTTCAGTTGCAAAATTAGATTTTGGTCCCTCATTTAAATATAAAGGACAAACTGTAAATGACTTAATCAGTTCTGGATTCCCCGTTTCCTTTACCCTCGGAATTGAGGCAATTCTCCTCGCATTAGCATTTGGTGTATTGTTTGGGGTCCTTGCAGCGCTCTATCATAACAAGTGGCAAGACTATACGATTGCCATTTTAACGATCTTTGGAATTTCAGTTCCAAGTTTCATTTTAGCTGCGCTACTACAATATGTATTTGCATCTGAGGCAAGCGTTATAGCGATTTTCCCAGTTGCAGGATGGGAGTCTTGGGCCAGCACCGTACTACCTTCTATTGCACTTTCCTTCATGCCTATGGCATTTATCGCTAGACTTGCACGGTCAAGTATGCTTGAAGTGCTAAACAGTGACTACATTAGAACGGCTAGAGCGAAAGGATTAACGAAATCAGCTGTGACGATCAAACACGCGATTCGAAACGCATTGTTACCTGTCATTACTTACATGGGACCAATGGCTGCTTCAGTTTTAACAGGTAGTTTTGTCGTGGAGAAGATTTTCGGTATTCCTGGATTAGGCTCTCACTTTGTCACAAGTATTACAAACCGTGATTACACCGTCATCATGGGTGTCACAGTCTTCTACAGTATTATTCTATTAATCAGTATTCTAGTCGTTGACGTCCTTTACGGTATTATCGATCCTAGAATTAAACTGACGAAGGCGAAGAAAGGGGTCTAA
- a CDS encoding peptide-binding protein: protein MKGRNRKSILISLLLIFTLMLAACSSGNKTSGDSEKKSTGKPVQGGDLVIGSIAEPTLFNSLYSTDVASSDIEERIYSFLLQTDGKLNPQLSLAEDIKESDDGKQFDVTIKKGVKFHDGEELTADDVVFTYSIPINKDYNGERGSGFEVLDSVKKTGDYSIEFKLNKKDPYFYNVTLGSYGILPKHILGDVPVKDLGENEFNRKKPIGSGPFKFAEWKEGDYVKLEAFDDYWDGRPYLDTVTIKTIPDQNAAIAQLSAGDIDFFAVPGAELQTAEKVNNIKIESDLGLNYSYIGWNQKNDLFKSKKVRQALTHAIDRQTIVDQVLDGDGKVANIPESPLSWNYPKNESVPVFEFDQEKAKKMLKEEGWEDTDGDGYLDKDGKKFSFVIKTNQGNKVREDIAVVVQQQLKEIGVEAKPQIVEFSALIEQTTPPKWDYDALLLGWSLATFPDQFSIFHSSQSEKGLNNIWYKNKEVDKLLVDAKNLSDRKEYSKAYEKIYELIAEDQPYTFLYYANSHRAMPSNLQGYSYHPKDEYYKIEKWWIEQ, encoded by the coding sequence ATGAAAGGTAGAAATAGAAAATCCATATTGATTAGTTTACTGCTGATCTTCACGCTCATGCTTGCGGCTTGCTCTAGTGGAAATAAAACCTCTGGAGACAGTGAAAAGAAATCCACCGGTAAACCTGTACAGGGCGGAGATCTTGTTATCGGTTCTATTGCAGAACCAACATTATTTAATTCGTTGTATTCAACAGATGTGGCTAGCTCTGATATTGAAGAAAGAATCTACAGCTTTTTACTTCAAACTGATGGAAAGCTGAACCCTCAGCTATCACTCGCAGAAGATATTAAAGAATCTGATGACGGGAAGCAGTTTGATGTGACCATTAAAAAAGGCGTAAAGTTTCATGATGGAGAAGAATTGACAGCTGATGATGTTGTGTTTACATACAGCATTCCGATCAATAAGGACTACAACGGGGAGCGCGGATCAGGCTTTGAAGTATTAGATTCTGTTAAAAAGACAGGAGATTACTCAATCGAATTCAAGCTAAATAAAAAAGATCCTTATTTCTATAATGTCACACTAGGAAGCTATGGCATTTTGCCTAAGCATATTTTAGGTGATGTGCCTGTAAAGGATCTCGGTGAAAATGAATTTAACCGAAAAAAACCAATTGGTTCAGGTCCATTTAAATTTGCCGAGTGGAAAGAAGGCGACTACGTGAAATTAGAAGCCTTTGACGATTATTGGGATGGACGTCCATATCTTGATACCGTCACGATTAAAACCATTCCTGATCAGAACGCAGCAATTGCCCAGCTTTCAGCAGGTGATATTGATTTCTTTGCTGTACCGGGAGCAGAGCTGCAAACGGCTGAAAAAGTCAACAACATTAAAATTGAATCTGATCTAGGGCTCAATTATTCATACATTGGCTGGAACCAGAAAAATGATCTGTTTAAAAGTAAAAAGGTCCGTCAAGCGCTGACACATGCCATTGATCGTCAAACGATTGTTGATCAAGTGTTAGATGGAGACGGCAAAGTAGCCAACATTCCAGAAAGTCCGCTGTCATGGAACTATCCGAAGAATGAAAGTGTTCCAGTATTTGAGTTTGATCAAGAAAAAGCGAAAAAGATGCTGAAAGAAGAGGGTTGGGAGGATACAGATGGAGATGGCTATCTTGATAAGGACGGTAAAAAATTCTCCTTTGTCATAAAGACCAACCAAGGAAACAAAGTCCGTGAAGATATTGCTGTCGTTGTCCAGCAGCAGCTCAAAGAAATTGGTGTGGAAGCGAAGCCGCAAATTGTGGAATTCAGTGCACTCATTGAGCAGACGACACCGCCTAAGTGGGATTATGATGCGCTGCTGCTCGGCTGGAGCCTTGCCACATTCCCTGATCAATTCAGCATCTTCCACTCAAGCCAGTCAGAAAAAGGCTTGAATAACATCTGGTATAAAAATAAAGAGGTCGATAAGCTGTTAGTAGATGCCAAGAATTTAAGCGATCGAAAAGAATATTCAAAGGCATATGAAAAAATTTATGAATTGATCGCAGAAGATCAGCCATATACGTTCCTTTATTATGCCAACTCACATCGCGCGATGCCATCTAATCTCCAAGGCTACTCTTACCACCCGAAAGATGAGTATTACAAAATCGAGAAATGGTGGATTGAACAGTAG
- a CDS encoding ABC transporter ATP-binding protein, whose translation MTLAQNQPHATDLIEKETILELKQIKKHFPIKAGVFQKKVGAVKAVDGIDLKIYKGETLGIVGESGCGKSTLGRTMIRLYEPTDGQILFKGQDISRVSELKLRQSTRKNIQMVFQDPFASLNPRKTLRSIIKEPYKTHHLYSLKERNEKVEQLLSKVGLHPSFANRYPHEFSGGQRQRIGIARALAMNPEMIIADEPVSALDVSIQAQVINLMEELQEEFDLTYLFISHDLSVVRHISDRVGVMYLGKMMELADKHSLYDEPLHPYTQALLSSVPVTRKKGQIKRERIVLQGDLPSPANPPKGCVFHTRCPHAKQICKETIPAFQELKPNHFVACHLYDT comes from the coding sequence ATGACCCTTGCTCAAAATCAACCACATGCAACAGATCTAATAGAGAAAGAAACCATACTTGAACTGAAACAAATCAAAAAACATTTTCCGATTAAAGCAGGCGTCTTTCAGAAGAAAGTCGGTGCAGTCAAAGCTGTTGACGGCATAGATTTGAAGATTTATAAAGGTGAAACGTTAGGGATAGTGGGGGAATCAGGATGCGGTAAATCAACATTAGGCCGGACCATGATTCGTTTATATGAACCAACTGACGGTCAAATCCTTTTTAAAGGGCAAGATATCTCCCGTGTATCAGAATTAAAGCTAAGACAATCAACACGAAAAAACATCCAAATGGTTTTTCAAGATCCCTTTGCATCACTCAACCCTAGAAAAACACTTCGAAGCATCATCAAAGAACCCTACAAAACACACCACTTATATTCCTTAAAAGAAAGAAATGAAAAAGTAGAACAGCTTTTATCAAAGGTGGGTCTTCATCCAAGCTTTGCAAATCGCTATCCCCACGAATTTTCTGGCGGGCAGAGGCAGAGAATCGGCATCGCTCGTGCGCTTGCCATGAATCCCGAAATGATCATCGCAGATGAGCCGGTCTCAGCACTCGATGTATCCATTCAGGCGCAGGTGATTAACCTGATGGAGGAGCTTCAGGAGGAATTTGACCTGACCTATCTATTTATCTCTCACGACTTAAGTGTGGTCAGGCACATTAGTGATCGAGTCGGCGTGATGTATCTCGGCAAAATGATGGAGCTTGCTGATAAGCACAGCCTGTACGATGAACCGCTCCATCCATATACACAGGCATTGCTTTCTTCTGTCCCTGTTACCCGTAAAAAAGGTCAGATCAAAAGAGAACGGATCGTGCTTCAAGGCGATCTGCCAAGTCCTGCAAATCCGCCAAAAGGGTGCGTATTTCACACAAGATGCCCGCATGCGAAACAAATCTGTAAAGAAACAATACCAGCATTTCAAGAATTAAAACCAAACCACTTCGTTGCCTGTCACCTCTACGACACTTAA
- a CDS encoding ABC transporter permease encodes MEEMRKDLFVPATADAAESEKISKPSLSLWKDAMLRFRANKLAMVGLTIIFIVVMLAIFVPVFSKYDYSTTDLLNADQPPSKEHWFGTDDLGRDMFVRTWVGARISIFIGLAAAVLDVIIGIIWGSIAAFKGGRTDEVMMRIADVLWAIPTLLMVILMMVVLPKGLLTIILAMTVVGWINMARIVRGQVLQLKSQEYVLAAQTLGAKTSRLLFKHLIPNSMGPILVTMTLTIPSAIFTEAFLSYLGLGVPQPLASWGTMASDGIPAMTYYPWRLWFPAAFICITMFGFNVVGDGLRDALDPKLRK; translated from the coding sequence ATGGAAGAGATGAGAAAAGATTTATTTGTTCCTGCGACAGCTGACGCAGCAGAATCCGAAAAAATTTCTAAACCTAGTCTATCTTTATGGAAGGATGCTATGCTTCGCTTCCGTGCAAATAAACTTGCGATGGTAGGACTTACAATTATTTTTATTGTTGTGATGCTGGCGATCTTCGTTCCGGTGTTTTCTAAATATGATTACTCTACGACAGATTTGCTTAATGCAGATCAGCCGCCTTCAAAAGAGCACTGGTTTGGTACAGATGATTTAGGACGTGACATGTTTGTCCGTACATGGGTCGGGGCAAGAATTTCGATCTTCATTGGTCTTGCTGCTGCGGTACTTGACGTGATCATCGGGATTATCTGGGGAAGTATTGCTGCATTCAAAGGCGGCCGTACAGATGAAGTGATGATGCGTATTGCTGACGTTTTATGGGCAATTCCAACACTACTAATGGTCATCTTAATGATGGTTGTTCTGCCAAAAGGATTATTAACGATTATCCTCGCCATGACAGTCGTAGGCTGGATAAACATGGCACGTATCGTTCGGGGACAGGTTTTACAATTGAAGAGTCAAGAGTACGTTCTTGCCGCACAAACATTAGGTGCGAAAACATCTAGACTTTTATTTAAACACTTGATTCCAAACTCAATGGGACCAATTCTTGTGACCATGACATTAACCATTCCTTCTGCTATTTTCACAGAGGCATTCTTAAGCTATCTAGGACTTGGTGTACCTCAGCCATTAGCGAGCTGGGGAACAATGGCGTCTGACGGAATTCCAGCCATGACGTACTACCCGTGGAGATTATGGTTCCCAGCCGCATTTATCTGTATTACAATGTTTGGTTTTAACGTGGTTGGAGACGGACTAAGAGACGCTTTAGATCCGAAGTTGCGTAAATAA
- a CDS encoding ABC transporter permease → MVTYIIRRTLLSIPILFGITILSFAIMKAAPGDPMSLMMDPTISAADREAFIDKYGLNDPEYMQYMKWLGNMLQGDFGTSIVKKGTPVADLIFARLPNTLILMIFSTLVALIIAIPFGVLSAKRPYTKLDYGITFTSFIGLAIPNFWFGLILIMVLSVNLGWFPTGGVSTLNADFNVFDRLHHIILPAFVLATADMAGLTRYTRSSMLDVMRQDYIRTARAKGFRENKVIFKHGLRNGLMPVITIFGLMIPSFIGGAVVVEQIFTWPGLGKLFIDSAFSRDYPVIMAMTVISAVLVVVGNLIADILYAIVDPRIEY, encoded by the coding sequence ATGGTTACATATATCATTAGAAGGACACTGCTTTCCATTCCCATCTTATTTGGGATTACCATTTTGTCCTTCGCCATTATGAAAGCAGCACCAGGCGATCCGATGTCACTTATGATGGACCCAACCATTAGTGCGGCAGACCGGGAAGCTTTTATTGATAAGTACGGCTTGAACGACCCTGAATATATGCAGTATATGAAATGGCTTGGCAATATGCTTCAAGGTGACTTTGGCACCTCTATTGTTAAAAAGGGAACGCCTGTGGCTGATTTGATTTTTGCCCGGCTGCCAAATACCCTCATCCTCATGATCTTTTCTACATTAGTTGCCCTGATCATCGCCATCCCATTCGGTGTTCTTTCAGCAAAACGTCCATATACAAAGCTAGACTATGGCATTACATTTACATCTTTTATCGGACTGGCTATTCCGAACTTTTGGTTTGGACTCATTCTAATAATGGTTTTATCTGTGAATTTAGGATGGTTCCCGACAGGCGGCGTCTCTACCTTAAACGCCGATTTTAATGTATTTGACCGGCTTCATCACATCATTTTACCAGCCTTTGTTTTAGCAACCGCTGATATGGCAGGGCTCACCCGGTACACAAGGTCGAGTATGCTTGATGTCATGAGGCAGGATTACATTCGAACCGCAAGAGCGAAAGGCTTTCGAGAAAACAAAGTCATTTTCAAGCACGGGTTAAGAAACGGTCTTATGCCTGTCATTACAATTTTTGGATTGATGATACCATCCTTTATTGGTGGTGCAGTCGTGGTGGAACAAATTTTCACTTGGCCAGGGCTTGGAAAGCTGTTCATTGATTCTGCCTTTTCGAGAGATTATCCGGTCATTATGGCGATGACTGTTATTTCCGCAGTGCTCGTGGTGGTTGGAAATTTAATTGCGGATATTCTCTATGCGATCGTTGATCCGCGTATTGAATATTAG